From Pulveribacter suum, a single genomic window includes:
- a CDS encoding M14 family metallopeptidase codes for MHPTHGTTTSPAPLLDVTLERTLHAWVRRFSQSQWRGRHLEGWLFEGAAARRQAEGQLAAAGVHAQLHSAYKPLVQHFIDHVAIAPLAAVHVHYPRAAVGEPRRFALEAYPLGSLLPAGGVQLTSRADERPWYDVQLQLKDGRSVRQRVHAPNRRHTDAAGDAVLSPTGWLRVGTAPGLADLIDEPVCTDYEQAFAQAMQAVCSQPWPQHEPYFERLDIRIDLPGYEQPLDWAGETISTLEALHEELYFSLLEHFQQHSGRPAGDRRLQPGQIVPDVRGGAHAVRVRVALRAFDAPAQDALAASADDGQPLHLLATAPSPARIARTLHAWPAERFSAPTRQGRTVWGQYHAGSQHPVFISAGQHANETSGVVGALRAAQALQGQPGAHFALIALENPDGYALHRELCAHHPGHMHHAARYTALGDDVEYRDREPLLERQARQQALARSGAQLHVNLHGYPAHEWTRPLSGYVPRGFGPWMLPKGFFLILRHHAGWQQPARELLEAVCRRLAGVPGLAEFNARQRALYELHAGPLPFEVLHGIACMQSETTHDAPVTLITEFPDETVHGAPFQFAHTVQMEAALAAVQAWQPLMAARQS; via the coding sequence ATGCACCCAACCCACGGGACAACCACCAGCCCCGCACCGCTGCTGGACGTAACGCTGGAGCGCACCCTGCACGCCTGGGTGCGGCGCTTTTCGCAGTCGCAGTGGCGCGGCCGACACCTCGAGGGCTGGCTGTTCGAGGGCGCCGCAGCCCGCCGCCAGGCCGAGGGCCAGCTGGCCGCCGCCGGCGTGCATGCGCAGCTGCACAGCGCCTACAAGCCGCTGGTGCAGCACTTCATCGACCATGTGGCAATCGCCCCGCTGGCCGCCGTGCACGTGCACTACCCGCGCGCCGCCGTGGGCGAGCCACGCCGCTTTGCGCTGGAGGCCTACCCGCTGGGCAGCCTGCTGCCCGCAGGCGGCGTGCAGCTGACGTCCCGCGCGGACGAGCGGCCCTGGTATGACGTGCAGCTGCAGCTGAAGGACGGACGCAGCGTGCGCCAGCGTGTGCATGCCCCCAACCGCCGGCACACCGACGCCGCGGGCGACGCCGTGCTCTCGCCTACGGGCTGGCTGCGCGTGGGCACGGCGCCGGGCCTGGCCGACCTGATCGACGAGCCCGTCTGCACCGACTACGAACAGGCTTTCGCGCAGGCCATGCAGGCCGTGTGCAGCCAGCCCTGGCCGCAGCACGAGCCCTACTTCGAGCGGCTGGACATCCGCATCGACCTGCCCGGCTACGAGCAGCCGCTGGACTGGGCCGGCGAGACCATCAGCACGCTGGAGGCTCTGCACGAGGAGCTGTACTTTTCGCTGCTGGAACACTTCCAGCAGCACAGCGGCCGCCCCGCCGGCGACCGGCGCCTGCAGCCCGGCCAGATCGTGCCGGACGTGCGCGGCGGCGCCCACGCCGTGCGCGTGCGCGTGGCCCTGCGCGCCTTTGACGCGCCGGCGCAGGACGCGCTGGCCGCCTCCGCGGACGACGGCCAGCCGCTGCACCTGCTGGCCACCGCCCCCTCGCCTGCGCGCATCGCGCGCACCCTGCATGCCTGGCCCGCCGAGCGCTTCAGCGCCCCCACGCGCCAGGGCCGCACCGTATGGGGCCAGTACCACGCGGGCAGCCAGCACCCGGTCTTCATCAGCGCCGGCCAGCATGCCAACGAGACCTCGGGCGTCGTCGGCGCGCTGCGCGCCGCGCAGGCGCTGCAGGGGCAGCCCGGGGCGCACTTCGCCCTGATCGCGCTGGAAAACCCCGACGGCTACGCCCTGCACCGCGAGCTGTGCGCCCATCACCCCGGCCACATGCACCACGCCGCGCGCTACACCGCCCTGGGCGACGACGTGGAATACCGCGACCGCGAGCCGCTGCTGGAGCGCCAGGCGCGTCAGCAGGCGCTGGCCCGCTCTGGCGCGCAGCTGCACGTCAACCTGCATGGCTACCCGGCGCACGAGTGGACGCGCCCGCTGTCGGGCTACGTGCCGCGCGGCTTCGGGCCGTGGATGCTGCCCAAGGGCTTCTTCCTCATCCTGCGCCACCACGCCGGCTGGCAGCAGCCCGCCCGCGAATTGCTCGAAGCGGTGTGCCGGCGGCTGGCGGGTGTCCCGGGGCTGGCCGAATTCAACGCGCGCCAGCGCGCGCTGTATGAACTGCACGCCGGGCCCCTGCCCTTCGAGGTGCTGCACGGCATCGCCTGCATGCAGTCCGAGACCACGCACGACGCCCCGGTCACGCTGATCACCGAGTTTCCCGACGAGACGGTGCACGGCGCGCCCTTCCAGTTCGCGCACACCGTGCAGATGGAGGCGGCATTGGCAGCGGTGCAGGCGTGGCAGCCCCTCATGGCCGCGCGCCAGAGCTGA